A window of Garra rufa chromosome 6, GarRuf1.0, whole genome shotgun sequence genomic DNA:
gtttttgaggaaaacattccaggatttttctccatatagtggacttcaacgggttgaaggtccagatTGCAGTTTCAGTCCAGCCAAGAACTAAACACAAatgcactagctctgcatccacAACACTTTGGAAAAGTTGAAGttaagtgtttacaaagcaaatatGCAAAATAAGTCAAACGCACCTTACAAAGAAATGTAAAagagcaatgtaggacgattttaaaattGGAGAAGAAAATGCGATGAAGTTTTTTGCCCTACTCTACCTTTCTGAActgagtacacagacgaagaactaaccgcacgtgattacgtaatgcacaCAGTTGTAgacgtgcatcacagagctaagtgcaagatcagcatttgtgattaaaacgtatatcaatgtttacattttttagaaaatgacgttTTAGAAAAGGATCGTTTTGctctcttattcctcggctgggatcgtgtagagctctttgaagctgcattgaaactgaaatttggaccttcaacccattgatcctcattgaagtccactatatggagaaaaattctagaatgttttccttaaaaaccttaactTCTTTTAGCCTTTTTTTCCAGTAGTGAACTACCCctctaaatgattttttttttaaagaattactaAAAGTGTTACATGACAGCAAGTAATCAAAATATAAATACAGaggaaataattcaaatatccaaATTATTTTTGGGTTGTAGATTTAAATAAGCAGCTAGTTAAATATCTAATATTGACCAATACTTATAAATAATGAAAGGCAGACAATAAAAAAGGGGAAATAGATAGATTTACTCTGAAAGAGACACAGGGTCTTTCTAGAATCCTAGAAACAAAAATGCTTTGGCCAGTAAACAACCTCCCAGAATTCCTTAGATGCCGATTTGcaatagcaaccacccagaacatcgcAGCAATGAGCTAAAAATCACTCAAACCATCTTAATGAAATAATTCACTCGAAAATTAAAATCTGAcaataattattcaccctcatgtcattctaaactcgtaagacttttgttcatctgcaaaacacaaattaagatattttttataaaatatgagctatgagctttctgacccaaaaagtattcttgtagcttcataaaattaatgttgaaccactgatgtcacatgaactattttaacaatgtccttacttcttttctgggctttgaaagtttcagttgtgttgctgtctgtgcaggttcggaaagctcttggatttcatcaaaaatatcttaatttgtgttctgaaaaatgaaggtcttatgggtttggaacgacatgatggttaataattaatgacagaatttaaattttggggtgaacatTTCCCTTTAAAgaaaatttctttttttgttcCTAGAGAATGTATGTGTGCGTTTGGTTTTAACCTGCTTGCTTTAAGTTTTGCCTTAGAAATTATTGTGCTTTCGCTATATcacctgattttttttattttccaagttagttatcagcatatgctgttttgaCAGAAATGAACCAGTTGAAGTACCAAAGACACCTGTTGCAGTTGCTGTAGTCACAGAAAAGAGCCCTGACATTGTACGTTCGTCTGATGCCAATGCTAATGCCAATCACTCTGGCAATGATGCTGATGAATGTGGGGATGACGATCAACTGCCAGATTTTGAGAAGGATGACATGCTTGCACGAAGGACTGGATCTTACCAAAAGCCAAGTGCAGGACAGACTTTTAATGCTTTCCTGCCCAAACCTGGTGGTGTCAAACATAAAATCACCCCTGTCGGTGTATCACAGTCAAGCCTCAACCCAAGAGAACAAGAGACGGCCCCGTCTCTGGACAGGTTGGGACCCTTTTGGGAATGAAGCGTTTGCTTCTGAATGCTGCTTTTGTGGTGTCCATGTAATGGAGGTTGTTTAAATTAGTATTTAATTAATACCATGGGTTTTTAGATGTGGTTTTGAGCTTGGTGTGTGCGGTTGATTTTCAGAGTTTTCCAGAGAAGAGATGAATGACTTGTGCATCAGTGATTTTTGGTGGCTATTTTGTGTTTACTAATATATGTGACTGGCTTGGAGTTTCTGCACAGAACTGAATTATTCTCTTTGTTTctaatctaatatatatattctGATATATTGTTTATGTGTGTATTACTCAGTCGTCAAAACAAGCACCCAGTTGACACCCcctttgcattttaatttttgtttgcaCGTGTTTTCTCTGTTCTCTCTGGCGGTTTGTCTTTTGTAGTCAGAGAACAGAGCTTCAGCCTCCCTTTCATAGCCCTGCTTTGCTTTAGTAACCATGGCAACTTTCTCAGCTTCACCCTTAGCtctgtggccccgcccccaagaGATGCTGAGGACACGCCTAGGAAGTGCCCTCAGATGATGGACAGGCAGGAGGCGGGCTCTGTGGGTGTGGTGGGACATGAAAGTCTTATTAAAGATGAGACTATTACCAAAAGCCCCTCCCCCAGACCTCACCAACCCTCACGTCGCCCCCTTTGGCAGGAAGATGATGATCTCCCCCCAATGTGAGAAATCACTTTTAGGACCAATTTATTAGTTTTGAAAACAGCTCTGGTTGAAATGTATTTCTGCATGGAAAGCGATTGTGTCTCATGCCTGTATCTGTTTTATCACTGTTTCACTCTACTTTGCTCATTGGTtatacttaaaggattagttcactcctgaattaaaatttcctgataacttACTCACAccagtgtcatccaagatgttcatatctttcttccttcagtcgaaaaaaagaaggtttttgaggaaaacattccaggacttttctccatattgtggacttcaatggggatcagcaggttggaGGTCTAAAtggcagtttcaatgtagctttgCTCATGGGGCCTTCATTTGGGCCTCCACCCCcttgatctccattgaagtccactatatagataaaaatcctgcaatgttttcctcaaaaacccaaaTTTCTTTTcggttgaagaaagaaagacatgaacatcttgggtgacataggtgtgagtaaataatcaggaaattttacatctggagtgaactaattctttaaaggtGCTGTAATGGATTGTATTAGTGAAAAACAGGCATTTTAAAAGAGTTTTTAATAGTTTAGCATAGCTTACATGTCATTAGAAGGAGGAATTTGGAAAGAGCAGTTGGTTTAATGCACTGACTGACCCTGATATCACAAATACACTTACAGCACCTTTTAAGACGATATGAAATGCTGTGAACTCATT
This region includes:
- the LOC141336237 gene encoding uncharacterized protein, yielding MPPEAPNPVMFDLKRPLTSTERKVLEDELAEKAKDERDNDEEDEEEERQPNIEKDDMLARRTGAYQKAASGTSFNRFLPQPGSKREDATAASLAQKGKMGLSGDRDPQYLERNIKTKRTMIGQRNEPVEVPKTPVAVAVVTEKSPDIVRSSDANANANHSGNDADECGDDDQLPDFEKDDMLARRTGSYQKPSAGQTFNAFLPKPGGVKHKITPVGVSQSSLNPREQETAPSLDRCGFELVREQSFSLPFIALLCFSNHGNFLSFTLSSVAPPPRDAEDTPRKCPQMMDRQEAGSVGVVGHESLIKDETITKSPSPRPHQPSRRPLWQEDDDLPPM